TGCGGAAAGCAACGCCCAGCAAGTCACCAAAATCCGCCGCATCGTCGAGGATCTGGGCTGCGACGTCGCCACCCCGGACGAGGCGCGCGAGATCCTCGACCTCAAGGGCGGCGACAAGGTCGCGTTCTAGTCGTCCCGCAACAAGATGCGCTGCGCGTCCCCATCGGGGTCGGAATACTGATCGCTTTTCAGGGTCCAGACAAAGGCGACCAGCGCGGCAAGCCCCAGGATCAGCGAACAGGGAACAAGTATGACAAGCACATTCATGGCGTCGCCCTCGTGCGCAAAGCGTTGACAGTCACGGTGATCGAACTGGTGGACATCGCCAGCGCCGCCATCAGCGGCGTGGCAAATCCGGCCAGAGCCAGCGGGATCGCCACGGCATTGTAGCACGCCGCAAGGCCAAAGTTCTCAAGTATCCGCCGCCGCGCGCTGCGCGCAATGCCGATGGCGGCAGGAATGCCTGACAGATGCTGGCCCAGCAGCACGACATCGGCTGCATTCTGACTGGCCTCAAGCGCGGTGCCCGGCGCGATGGACGCCCAGGCGCGGGTCAGCGCCAGCGTGTCGTTCAGACCATCACCCACCATGACAACCTTGCGCCCCTCGGCTTGCAGGGCTTCGATCAGGTCCTGTTTCGCCTCCGGATCCACCTGCGCATGCACCTGTTCGACACCCAGTTGGGCCGCAACACGCGCCGCGTTCCGGGCGCTGTCACCGGTCAGTAAATGCACCTCAAGTCCCATGTCCCGCAGCCGCGCAACGGTGTCACCGGCATCCGCAAACAACTGTTCCTTCCGGTCGAACGCATACAGATGCGACCCGATGCTCAAGACCGTTCCCTGCCCGGCACCCACCCAGGCCGCGTTGCCAAAGCGCACGGGGCGTCCCTGCCAAACTGCCGAAACACCGTTGCCCCTCTGCTCGGCAATCTGGTCCAGATCAGCCGCCCTGACGTCGCCCAGCAGCGGCAGCACCGACCGGCTCAGCGGGTGGGCAGACGCCTGCGCGAGGGCCTTGAGCACCGCGCGCGCCGTGGCCGGCATCTCTGCCGATGGCACCAGGGCGGCGGCTGACAACGTCCCGGTCTTGTCAAAGACTACAGTGTCCACCTCGGCCAACCGCTCCAACGCGGTCTCGGACTTCACCAAAAGCCCCATGCGGAACAAACGGCCCGTCGCCACGGTCGCCACCGCAGGGACAGCCAATCCCAGCGCGCAAGGGCACGTGATGATCAGCGTCGCAATGGCGATGGTCAGGGCGTGATACATGTCCCCCGTCGCCACCGACCACCCGACAAAGGCGGCAAAGGACAAGCCATGCACCAGCGGCGCATAGACACCCGCCGCACGGTCAGCGAGGCTGGTGTACCGGCTGCGCGCGCCCTCGGCCTGCGCAGCGATCTGGATCAAACGGCGCAACGTGGACCCTTTGGCCGCCACGGTCGTCGTCATGGTCACGGGACCGGTCAGCACAACCTCGCCCGCGGTCAGGGGTGCGCCTTGGGCCACCGCAATCTCTTCGCTTTCACCGGTCAGCGCGCTGCGATCCACCTGCACCACATCGCTGTTCACCACCCCATCCACCGGCACCCGCGCACCAGCGGCCAGCCAAAGGGTGTCGCCCATCGCAACCTCATCCACGGGCACGCTGACCCGTGTGTCCCCTTCAATCCGGGTTACCCGCATCGGCTCCAACGCCGCCAGATCAGCCGCCGCGGACCGGGCCGCCTGACGCATCCGCTTTTCCAACACACGACCGCCCAACAGAAAGAAGGTAAGCGACAGGGCCGCGTCAAAATAGGCGTGTTCGCCGCCATGCATGGTTTCATACAGCGACAGGCCACAAGCCAGCAGGATGGCCAGTGCAATGGGCACATCCATGTTCAGGCGCGCAGCCCGCAACGCCGACCACGCCGACCGAAAGAAGGGCTGCGCGCAATAGATTGCGGCAGGCAGCGAAATCGTGGCCGCAATCCAGTGGAAGAAATCGCGCGTCGCGTCTGTCGCGCCGGACCACACGGCCACGGACAACAGCATGACATTCATCATGGCAAAGCCCGCAATGCCCAGGCGCAACGTCAACCCGTCGTCCTGCATGTGACGGCCCGCATCACGCGCCTCATGGGCCTCGAAACCGATATCGGTCAGGGCCGTGATCCACGAGGCGGGGTCCATGCCCGGTTCCGCGGTGATCGCCACACGCTTGCGGCTCAGGTTCACCCGGGCGGCCGCAATGTCGGGGCGGGCGTTCAGCAGCCCCTCAACCGACCGGATACACGACACGCAATGCACACCCGGCAGGATCAATTCGTGGGTGGGCAAACCGGCGTCCCGGCCTGCGGCCTCCGCCGCCGGACCTGCTGCAATGCAACCGGGGCAGGACGCCACGCTCATTTCGAGACCCGCAAGACGATGCGCTGGCGAAACGCGGTGCCGTCGGGGGCCACGGCCGCCAGACGCAGGTTCCAATTGCCCGGCGCAAGCACCGGGATCGCAGCGACAAAGCGTGCGCCATCATAGGCAAAGATCGGTGTCAGGTCCTCGCCCACATGGGTGGCACGCCCCAGCGTTGCGGCGGTGATTTGCGGCTGAACCGGTCCCAGCGCATCAACGATGGTCAAATACAGCGCCCCGGTGTCGACCGAAGCGGACACGTTCCAGCCCAACGCCTCCTGCGCCGTACGGTCCGCCTCGAACGCCTGGCTGACCACATAGGAATTCCTGGTTTCAAGCCCCGGAAAGGTGTGCACCGCCTGAAAGGCAAGCGTCAGGTTCACCCCGATGATGACAGCAAAGCCAGAGCCGAAAATCGCCAACACATGCCAGCCATTCAGTTCCTTGATCATCTCTCAGCCCTTTCCGTTGAATATGGTGGCGACGCCGGCGCGGTCGTCGGTCTCGACATCCTCGACCCACAGGCGCAGGTCGGTGGTAACAGCCTCGGCTGCCGGGTCCTGCGGGCGCGCGATGACATAGACACGCGCCTGAAACGTCTCGTTGGCGGGGACGGTCACATGGTTGGCCACGGGCCCATCCGTTTCCACATCGATCCGCAAAATCTCGTCCGAGGTCAGCATGACCCGGAACTCCCGGTCATCGGCCGTCAGGTTGCGGATGCGCAGGGTGTAAGTGTTGCGCACAGCCCCATCCGACAGGGTCACGAATTGCGGATTGCGCACCGGCTCGACCGTCAGATCGATGTCCGACCGGATAAACAACGCATAGACCAGCGCCACGCCAATCAGCGACCACATCGACGTATAAAGGATCGTGCGAGGGCGCAGCACATGTTGCCAGATCGGGCGCGGTTTTGCGCCCTCTGTTTCGGCCGCTTCATCCGACAGGGCAAGGTAGTCGATCAAGCCGCGCGGCTTGCCGATCTTCTCCATCACCTCGTCACAGGCGTCGATGCACAGCGCGCAGGTGATGCACTCCATCTGCTGCCCGTCGCGGATGTCGATGCCTGCAGGGCACACGTTCACGCAGGCCATGCAGTCGATGCAGTCGCCCAGGGCCTCCGCCCCTTCGGCCTTGCGGTGCTTGCCGCGCGGCTCGCCCCGCCAATGGCGGTATGCGACGGTCAACGTGCTTTCATCCATCATCGCCGCCTGAATGCGTGGCCACGGGCACATGTAGTTGCAGACCTGTTCCCGCATGAACCCGCCAAACACAAAGGTGGTCGCGGCCAGGATCAGGATGGTGGAATAGGCCACCAGCGGCGCGCTGAAGGTCAGCAACTGCGCGGCAAGCGTCGGTGCGTCGGCAAAGTAGAACACCCACGCCCCGCCCGTCGCCAGCGCGATCAGGAACCAGACACCCCACTTGGTCACGCGCAAACGCAGCTTTTTCAGCGACCAATCGGCATTCCACAGGCGCACCCGCGCGTTGCGGTCGCCTTCGATCCAGCGTTCGACAAGGATAAACAGATCCGTCCACACGGTCTGCGGACATGTATAGCCGCACCAGACCCGGCCCAGGGCCGAGGTGAACAGAAACAGGCCCAAGCCCGCCATGATCAGCAAACCGGCCACAAAGTAGAACTCGTGCGGCCAGATCTCGATCCAGAAAAAGTAAAAGCGCCGCCCCGCCAGATCAATCAGAACCGCCTGATCGGGCAGGTTCGGGCCACGATCCCAGCGGATCCACGGGGTCAGGTAGTAGATCGCGAGGGTCACGCCCATGATCCACCATTTCAACGTGCGAAACGTGCCCTTCACCCGCCGGGGAAAGATCGGTTCGCGCGCAACATACAAAGACGGCGGAGTAGCCGGAGGCTGTGTCATATTCGGTTGTCCTGTTCGTCAACGTATCCTGCACACCAGCAGCCCAAGCAGCCTTGACCCAGATCAATTGCAGTTCGGTCAATTGCAATTGATCGCCTTTGCAGGTTGGCGGGACCCACTGTAAGTCTTGGCGAAAGGCCTGCCGTCAGGCGAGGCTGCTGAAAACGCAAAGGCGACCGCAATCAGATGACATCAATCGTTTTGCATGTCGGGCACGGAAAAACCGGTTCATCCTATTTACAATCGCTGTTCGCGCTGAACCAAGAGCAACTGCAACGTGCGAACGTAACATACCCGTTTCACAAGAACCTGACGGCCGCCGCTGCGGGACAGACCACCTCGGGCAATCACTCCAGCATCTTTTCCGATGTGCTGGATTTCGCGGGCCGGAATACGCTTTTGGTCAGCGGCGAAACCTTGTTCAGAACGTTGATGGGTACGGACACGCTTGCCAAGATTTCGCAGACGTACAAGTTGAAGGTGATCCTGTTCACGCGCGACGTCGTGGATCACGGGATATCCCGTTGGATACAGGGCGTGAAAGGGCGCGGGATCGTCGAGGATGTGGATACATACCTGACCCGGAACCCGCTGGGTCCGCACCCTATCGTGGTCGAATGGATGAACCTGTCGCGCATGCTGGGGTTCGAACTGCGCGTTCGGAACTATTCTAGGCACAAGTCGGATTTGGTATCTGTGTTTTGCGCCGACGCTTTCGATGGACGTCTTGACGCCAAGGCATTTCAGTTGCCCGACGTCACACGGGTCAATCGCGGGCTGACACAACCCGAATTGGACATACAGCGCCTGTTCAACGCCATCATAGGCTCCCAAAGCGCGGGTTACGTGGCGAAGTTTCTGGTGTCCCACTTTCCCGAAAGCCGCGGGGGCAAAACACGCGTATCGCAAAAAACCTATGACCTGTTAACTGCGGCCAACAAGCCATTCGTTGCGGCTATAAACCGGAACCTTCCACCCGAAGAACACGTCGGGTTTGGCGACCCAAAGGACGTGGTGCGCACGGCACCATCCGAACAGATACCCGAAGACACGATCGCCGCCCTTGCCGAAAACATCACGACCCAAGCACCTTTTTTTCAACGGCGTGACGGGGACTTGCAGTTCTTACTTGGACTGGCACTGCGGATCGAAAAAGGCCGGCAACCGGAATTGCAGGATGCGCTGAAGCTGATGGAAATGGCGCTTGCAATTCGACCAGGAGCGCCTCGGATCACCGCGAAGGTGGATGAGTGGCGAAAGATACTGGAGAAGGACAAAAACGTTGACATTCCAGAAGATTGACCTGCGGAGCTAACGTTCGACTTCAATGTGGGAAGCCTGCGTATCCAGGCGCAGGTCACCGATATCAAACAGGTCTCAGATCAGGCCGCAGTCATTCAAGCGGGTATCCCGGCCCCCGCTTGGTACGAACAGGACAGGGACCGGGACCGCCGCGCATCCCCCCTTTGACGGGGCAGGTACCCCACCGCGCGGCGTAGTGAAAAACGGCAAGAGCTACTCGCCGCCTCCCAATTGGTGCAGGTACAATGTGACCGCCTTGATCTCGTCTTCGTCGAGGCGCTGGCCCCACGCGGGCATCACGCCGAAACGGGAATAGGTGATCGTCTCGGTCAGGCGTTCGCGGTCACCGCCATAAAGCCAGATGGCATCGTTCAGCGTCGGCGCACCAAGCGTCCGGTCACCGTCTCCATTCAACCCGTGACAGGCCGAACACTGCTCTTCAAACAGACCTGCGCCCTGTTCGGCCAGTGCCGCATCATGGTCCTGACCTGACAAGGCCAACACATATTCGACGGTTTGACCAATTTCCTCATCCGACAGGATGTCGCCAAAGACAGGCATCTCGGACCACCGCGCATCGGGATCGGTCTCGTTCCGGATGCCGTGACGCACGGTGTATTCGATATCCTCAAGCGTGCCGCCCCACAGCCACGCGTCATCCAGCAGGTTGGGATACCCCGCCGCCTGAACCCCGGCGGCCCCAGCCCCGTGACATTGCGAACAATTGGCAAGGAACACCGACGCGCCGCCCGCCACACCATAACGGTGCGCCGGATCATCGGGTGTCAGCGTCGACAGGTCAGCCGACGCAAGGATGGCGGACACCTCCGCGTTCTGCGCCTCGACCACGGCGATCTGTTCGGCCACCTCGGCACGTGTCGAATAGCCCAACAGGCCCGCGGTGGCCGCGTTGACCAGGGGCCAGGCGGGATAGGCGATGGTATAGGCCAGGCCCCACACAACCGTCCCGTAAAAGGTCCACAGCCACCAGCGCGGCAACGGGTTGTTCAACTCCTTGATTCCGTCCCATTCATGGCCGGTGGTGTCGGTCCCGGTGACCTGATCGATATCTTGATTGTCAGCCATCTCAGTCGGCCTCCGGTTCTTGCGCGATGAAATGCGCGTCTGTGTCGTTGCGTAGGGGAATGCCAGCGGCCTCTTCATTGGCCTTGCGGGCCGACGGGCGGAAGGACCACAGGCAGGCTGTGATGTAGAAGACCACCATCGCCAGCAGCACCCAGCTATCGGCCAGTTCTCGGAGGAAGGAATAAGTATCCATCATGTCCTCCTATCGGCTCGGCTCGGGGGTGAAGGTCGAAAAGTCGACCAACGTGCCCAGCATCTGCAGATACGCGATCAGCGCATCCATCTCGGTCAACTCGGGCTGACCATCGAAATTGGACACCACCGCACCGGGATAACGTTCCACCAGCCCGTCCCAATCCGCGTCGGGATCGGCCTGCACGCGGAAATCGTCCACAGCAGCCGCGACCATCTCGTCGGTATAGGGGACGCCCACAAATCGGTGGGTGCGGACCAGCGCTTCGACCTGATCCGTGTCCAGCACGGTATCGGCCAGGAAGGCGTATTTCGGCATGATGGATTCCGGCACAACCGATTGCGGGTCCAGCAGGTGATCCACATGCCACGCATCCGAATACCGGCCGCCCACACGGGCCAGATCCGGCCCGGTGCGCTTGGACCCCCACTGGAACGGGTGGTCGTACATCGACTCTGCCGCCAGTGAATAGTGGCCATAGCGTTCGACCTCGTCCCGCATGGGGCGGATCATCTGGCTGTGGCAGACATAGCACCCTTCACGGATGTAAATGTCGCGCCCCGCCAGTTCCAGCGGGCTGTAGGGCCGCACCCCGTCCACCTCTTCGATCGTGTTCTCAAGATAGAACAGCGGTGCGATTTCCACGATGCCACCGATGGTGACGACAAGCAGCGAGAAGACGAACAAAAGCGTCGGGCTGCGTTCCAGGGCCTGGTGTCGGTCAAGAAAAGCCATTGCACTGTCTCCTTATGCTGCTTGTGCGGTTGCGGGTGCGGGCGGGGCCACCGCGACGGGTTTGCCGCCCCGGATGGTCATCCACATGTTCCAGACCATGATCACGCCGCCAGCCAGGTAAAGGACCCCGCCCAGCCCACGCACCACATACATCGGGAACTTCGCGCTTACGGTGTCGGCGAACGAATTCACGAGGAACCCCTGGGCATCGACTTCGCGCCACATCAGGCCCTCCATGATGCCGGTCACCCACATGGACGCGGCGTAAAGAACGATACCGATGGTGGCGAGCCAGAAGTGCCAGTCGATAGCCGCCATCGAATACATCTCTTTCCGGCCCCACAGGCGCGGCGTCAGGAAGTAGAGCGCGCCAAAGGTGATCATGCCGTTCCAGCCCAGCGCACCGGAATGCACGTGCCCGATGGTCCAGTCGGTATAGTGGCTCAGCGAATTCACCGCCCGGATCGACATCATCGGCCCCTCGAAGGTGGACATGCCGTAGAAGGCCAGCGAAATCACCATCATCCGGATGATCGGATCCGTGCGCAGCTTGTCCCACGCGCCTTGCAGCGTCATGAGGCCATTGATCATGCCGCCCCAGCTGGGCATCCACAGGATGATCGAAAACACCATGCCAAGGGTCGACGCCCAGTCCGGCAACGCGGTGTAGTGCAAGTGGTGCGGACCCGCCCAGATATACAGGAAGATCAGCGCCCAGAAGTGGATGATGGACAGCTTGTAGCTATAGACCGGACGCCCCGCCTGCTTGGGCACGAAATAGTACATCATGCCCAGGAAGCCCGCAGTCAGGAAAAAGCCCACGGCGTTGTGGCCATACCACCATTGCGTCATCGCATCCTGCACGCCCGAAAACACCTGCACGGATTTGGAGCCGAACAGCGACACAGGAATGCTCAGGTTGTTGACGATATGCAGCATCGCCACGGTGATGATAAAGCTCAGCAGGAACCAGTTGGCGACATAGATGTGCTTTTCCTGCCGCTTGAAGATGGTGCCAAGGTAGACGGCGAGGAAGGCAACCCAGACAAGGGTCAGCCAGATGTCCACATACCATTCCGGCTCTGCATATTCCTTGGATTGCGTGGCGCCCAGCAAATAACCGGTCGCGGCCATCACGACGAACAGCTGATAGCCCCAGAAGACGAACCACGCGAGGTTGCCGCCCCACAGGCGCGCACCACAGGTACGCTGCACGATATAGAACGACGACATGATCAGCGCGTTGCCCCCGAACGCGAAAATCACCGCACTTGTGTGCAGCGGGCGCAGCCGTCCGAAATTGGTAAAGGGTTGGCCCCAGTCAAAATTGAGGGCCGGAAAGGCAAGTTGAAAGGCGATGAACACGCCCGCAAGAAAACCCACGACACCCCAGATGCCGGTGGCGATCACGCCTGCCCGGATGACACTATCCATATAGCCGGTGTCGTCCACAACGGCTTGTGTCTCTCCGATTTGGCGGACCTGCCAGATGAACATGCCCAGCGCGATCACAAAGATCAGTGCCGCATGCAGCTTGTAGGCCAGGTCATGCCCCCAGTCCGCTGCAATGGCAGCGCACAGGGCCACCAGGCCCAGCAAAATGAGTTTAACGTAGTCCCACATTCTCTTTCCTTTGCAAATTCGCACCGATCCCTTGGCTTTCTGGATCGCTGCGCGTCTGCGCACTGTCCCCGCGGGGACAACAGACCTGTTCGTATGTTGTGGTGATTAAGCGGGCGCCGGGACGCCCGCGTTGATCTGGATCAAGCGCCCGAGATTTTGGGACACGTCCCTAGCGGATCACATGCACCGCGCAGGGCGCATGCCGGGTGACCCAGGCGGCGGTGGATCCCAGCAAGATGTCCGACAGCGCGGGCTGGTGGGATGGCATCACGATCAGATCGGTACTGTGATCCTTGGCATAGTCGGTGATGCTACGCCCTGTGGCGCCTTCGATCACGGCGCTTTGTCCATTGGGCAGATCGGCTGCCATGACCTGCAAGCGTCCGGCCATGCGTTCCCGGTTCCCGATGACCAGGTCGGTCGGCACGAATTCGGCTGCGTAGACGGGCAACTGCTCCATCACATGCAACAGCGTGATCAGCGCACCGTCCGAGGACAGATGCCGCGCCACGGCCACCGCCTGCGGATGATCGCGATCTTCGCCAAAGGCGACGGGGATCAGAATGTTGGAATACATGGGGGCAACCCTCCTTTGACCATTCGGCCAGAAGGATTACGCCACGCGCGCAGGGCCTGCGTTGATGTGGATCAAGCGGGGATCAGAACAGCACGCCGCCGTCCGAGTCATCGCCGCTTTCCAGCAGCAGCGTCTCAAGATCGGGGATCAGAACGGTGCGGTTGCCATCCAGCCCGATCACCCCGTCCTTGCGCAGGCTGGTGAACTGCCGGCTGACGGTCTCGATGGTCAGACCCAGGAAATTCGCCATGGCCTCGCGGCTGATGGGCAATTCAAGCCGTGAGGTGTCCCCCATCACGCGGCCATCGGGGTTCACGGTACGCTTGGCGATCAGCATGAGGAAGCTGGCGATCTTTTCACGCGCGGTCTTGCGACCCAGCAGCAGCATCCAGTCGCGGGCCGCGTCCAATTCATCCAGCGCCATCTCAAGCATGCGTTCCTGCAAATGCGGCACATCCTTCAGCAACGTCTCGAACGGCTTGCGGTAGAAGCTGCACAACGTGACCTCGGTCACGGCGGTCACATCATATTGCAACGTGTCCCGGCCGGGACGCCCGATGAAATCGGACGGCAACAGCAGGCCCACCAGTTGCGTGCGCCCATCCTCGATCGCGCGTTCCAGCGTCGCGGTGCCCGCCACAACCGACGCCACCACATCCAGCGCATCACCGCGCATCGCAATGGTCTTGCCCGCAGGATAGGTCTTGTAAAACTTGATCTGGTTCAGTTGCTCCAGCTCGTCCTCGTCACAGCGCGCGCACACGGCGCGGTGACGGATCGGGCAACTGGAACAGTTGTCGAAGGCCGGAACCGGTTTGTTCATCCCGAGACCTGTTGATCTGTGTCAATGCGCGCGGCGGACAGATCACGAAACTCAGGGCTATGAAACACGTTTCCGACCTCCGCCGTCATGGGCTTTTCGATGCCAGGGTCCCACGCTTTACAAGCTATCCACCCGCCAATTGGTTCAGCGAAGAGGTGGGCGCGGACTGCGTGCGCACCTGGCAATCTACTGCGCCCAAGGATGCAGAGATTTCGCTCTATGTCCACATCCCCTTTTGCCGCAGACTGTGCTGGTTCTGCGCATGCCGGACCCAGGGGACGCGCAACGACGCCCCGCTGGCGCCCTATGTCGACCGGGTCCTGGCCGAGGCGCGGGCCACGCGGACCGGCTTTGGACACGCGGTGCGCACCAGGCGGCTGCATCTGGGCGGCGGAACCCCTACCATCCTGACCGCCGCCCTGCTGGACCGTTTGCTGTCGGGTCTTGATGACATCTGGGACCTCAGCACGGTCGATGAATTCTCGGTCGAGGTGGACCCGACAGATGTGGGCCCCAAACGCCTTGCAATGCTGCGACAGCACGGCCTGTCGCGCGTCAGCCTTGGCATCCAGGACTTTGACCCGCAGGTGCAGAAGGCCATTGGACGGGCTCAATCACGGGCGCTGACCGCAGATGTGGTTGCACAGGTGCGCGATCTGGGCGTGCAGGGCCTGAACTTTGATCTGCTTTACGGCCTGCCCTTCCAGACAAGGACGTCACTGGCCCAGACGCTGCAGGCCGCGCTGGATATGGCGCCCGCGCGGATCGCGCTGTTTGGCTATGCGCATGTGCCATGGATGTCCAAGCGACAGTCGCTGATCCCCAGCGACGCATTGCCCAAGCCGGAACACCGGTTGGCGCTGTTCGACCTTGCCCGGCGGACGCTGCTGGGCCAAGGCTATGTCCAGATCGGGATTGATCATTTTGCACGCCCCGACGACGCGCTGGCGCAGGCCTTCTTTGACAAACGGCTGACGCGGTCCTTTCAGGGCTACACCGATGATACGGCCCCTTATCTGATCGGTCTGGGGGCCTCTGCCATCTCGACCTATCCGCAGGGATTTGCGCAGAACATCCCGGTGACCGGCAAATACGCCGCCCAGATCGATGCGGACCAGCCCGCCCTGTGGCGCGGCTATGCGTTGAACGGGGTGGATCACCTCAAGGCGGATGTGGTTGCGCAAATGATGTGCTATCACGCCGCCACACTGTCGGACGCGCACCTGGCCGACCCCACCGTGTTGTCGGCTGTGCTGCACATCGTTGAGCGGTTCAAAGAGGCCGTGAGCTGGGATGGCAAAACGCTGACGATTGCCCGCTGGGCGCACCCGCTTGTGCGCCAGATTGCCGGCACGCTGACCACCGACCACCCCGCACAGGCTGACAAGCGCACCTACAGCGCCGCGATCTAGGTGAAATCCAGCGTCATTGGCGCGCCCGCCTCGTAAGAGGCCTGCGCCGCGTCCGCCATCACCTGCGCCTTGTAGCCGTCGATCCCGCCGGGGTTGGGCGGCGTACCGGCAGTCAAAACCTGTACGAAATGCTGCATCTCCGCCGTATAGGCTGCGGCGTAGCGTTCCAGGAAAAACGGTTCGGTCGGGGCGCGGGTGAAGCCGGCGGCGTTCGACATCTCGACCGTCGAGGTCAGCACGTTGTCAGCACGCAACATGCCGTTTTCCCCATGCACTTCAATGCGTTGGTCATAGCCATAGGTGGCGCGGCGCGAGTTCGATATCTGGCACAGCCTGCCCGACGCGGTGCGCAGGGACACCATCGCGGTGTCAATATCGCCTGCCTGCCCGATTTCGGGGTCTACAAGGCACGACCCATGCGCGAAAATTTCGACCGGGTCTTCGCCCAGCAGGAACCGCGCCATGTCCAGATCGTGGATCATCATATCCCGGAACAGACCGCCGGAGGTCTTGATATAGCCGATGGGCGGCGGTGACGGGTCGCGCGACAGGATTGTCACCATCTCGACCTTGCCGATGGCCCCGTCGTCGATCTGCCCCTTGAGCGTGCGGAAATTGGGATCAAAGCGCCGGTTGAAGGCGATAAAGAACGGAACCGCGTGCTGTTCGACCACGGCGAGACAGTCGCGGATGCGCGCGGCATTCAGGTCAATGGGTTTTTCGCAAAAGATCGCCTTGCCCGCGCGGGCCGCGCTGTGGATCAGGTCGTAATGCGTGGTGGTCGGCGTGCCGATCACCACCGCGTCGATATCGGAGGCGGTCAGGATATCCTCGGTCTCCATCACCCTGGACCCGGTGCGTTTGGCCAGGGCGGCGGCGGCCTCGGGCATGGCATCGGCCACGGCGGCGACCTGCGCGCCCTCCATCCCCATCAGGCTGCGGGCATGGACCTGTCCGATACGACCACAGCCCAGAAGTGCGATATTGATCATGTGTTTGC
This DNA window, taken from uncultured Tateyamaria sp., encodes the following:
- a CDS encoding universal stress protein — protein: MYSNILIPVAFGEDRDHPQAVAVARHLSSDGALITLLHVMEQLPVYAAEFVPTDLVIGNRERMAGRLQVMAADLPNGQSAVIEGATGRSITDYAKDHSTDLIVMPSHQPALSDILLGSTAAWVTRHAPCAVHVIR
- the iolG gene encoding inositol 2-dehydrogenase, whose amino-acid sequence is MINIALLGCGRIGQVHARSLMGMEGAQVAAVADAMPEAAAALAKRTGSRVMETEDILTASDIDAVVIGTPTTTHYDLIHSAARAGKAIFCEKPIDLNAARIRDCLAVVEQHAVPFFIAFNRRFDPNFRTLKGQIDDGAIGKVEMVTILSRDPSPPPIGYIKTSGGLFRDMMIHDLDMARFLLGEDPVEIFAHGSCLVDPEIGQAGDIDTAMVSLRTASGRLCQISNSRRATYGYDQRIEVHGENGMLRADNVLTSTVEMSNAAGFTRAPTEPFFLERYAAAYTAEMQHFVQVLTAGTPPNPGGIDGYKAQVMADAAQASYEAGAPMTLDFT
- the fnrL gene encoding transcriptional regulator FnrL, producing MNKPVPAFDNCSSCPIRHRAVCARCDEDELEQLNQIKFYKTYPAGKTIAMRGDALDVVASVVAGTATLERAIEDGRTQLVGLLLPSDFIGRPGRDTLQYDVTAVTEVTLCSFYRKPFETLLKDVPHLQERMLEMALDELDAARDWMLLLGRKTAREKIASFLMLIAKRTVNPDGRVMGDTSRLELPISREAMANFLGLTIETVSRQFTSLRKDGVIGLDGNRTVLIPDLETLLLESGDDSDGGVLF
- the hemN gene encoding oxygen-independent coproporphyrinogen III oxidase, encoding MKHVSDLRRHGLFDARVPRFTSYPPANWFSEEVGADCVRTWQSTAPKDAEISLYVHIPFCRRLCWFCACRTQGTRNDAPLAPYVDRVLAEARATRTGFGHAVRTRRLHLGGGTPTILTAALLDRLLSGLDDIWDLSTVDEFSVEVDPTDVGPKRLAMLRQHGLSRVSLGIQDFDPQVQKAIGRAQSRALTADVVAQVRDLGVQGLNFDLLYGLPFQTRTSLAQTLQAALDMAPARIALFGYAHVPWMSKRQSLIPSDALPKPEHRLALFDLARRTLLGQGYVQIGIDHFARPDDALAQAFFDKRLTRSFQGYTDDTAPYLIGLGASAISTYPQGFAQNIPVTGKYAAQIDADQPALWRGYALNGVDHLKADVVAQMMCYHAATLSDAHLADPTVLSAVLHIVERFKEAVSWDGKTLTIARWAHPLVRQIAGTLTTDHPAQADKRTYSAAI